CGAGGACAGCGGGGCCATGGTGCTCGACGAGCTCATTCCCATGCTCGGCACCCAGGACCTGGACACCTCGCGGGTGGCGTTCTTGGGCTGGTCGATGGGCGGCTACGGGGCCTTGTTGCTCGGCGGTCGGCTGGGGCCGGCACGCACCGCGGCGATCTGCGCGGTCAGTCCCGCACTGTGGCTCTCCTCCGGTGCGGCCGCGCCTGGTGCGTTCGACGGGCCGGACGACTTCGCGGCGAACTCGGTGTTCGGGATGCCGGCGCTGGCCTCGATCCCGATCCGGGTGGATTGCGGCGACAGCGATCCGTTCTACGGCGCGACCAAGCAGTTCATCGCGCAACTGCCCCATCCGCCCGCGGGCGGTTTCTCACCCGGTGGGCACAACGCAGAGTTCTGGAGTTCGCAGCTACCGGCCGAGCTGACCTGGATGGCGCCGCTCTTGACGGCCTGACGCGCGTTGTCGTGGGCCTGCGTCACGCCGGCCACTTCAGCACCAGCAACAGGGCACCATGCGAATCGAAAAGTTGATATCGCGTGCGATATCAATTCCGGGAAGGCCGCAATTCCGGCAAGGGCGCCATTCCTTTGGCCGGCCGTGCTTTTGTTCGGCTGGCGTGCGCACTCGTGCGACGATCGCAGGGTGACCGCACCTTTCGATTGGAACTTCCCCTACGCCTGGCCGCGAAAGCCCATCCTGGCGGAAAACGTTGTGTGCACGTCACAACCGCTGGCCGCCCAAGCGGGCCTTCGGATGCTCGCCGAGGGCGGCAGCGCGGTGGACGCGGCGATCGCCACCGCCATTGCCCTCACGGTGGTGGAACCGGTATCGAACGGCATCGGCTCGGATGCCTTCGCCATCGTGTGGGATGGCCGGCAACTGCACGGGCTGAACGCGTCTGGCCGCTCGCCGGCGGCTTGGACACCGGAATACTTCGGCGGCAACGCCGTTCCCGCGCTCGGCTGGAACGCGGTGACCGTGCCCGGCGCGGTGTCGGCGTGGACCGAACTACACGCCAAGTTCGGCAAGCTCCCGTTCGAAAAGCTCTTCGAGCCCGCAATTCGTTACGCCCGCAACGGTTTTCTGGTCTCGCCGAGGGTCGCGGAGCAGTGGGCGTCGCAGGTACCGCTGTTCGAAAAGCAGCCCGGCTTTGCCGAGGCATTCATGCCCGCCGGCAGGGCACCGAAACCCGGTGAGAGATTCACGTTTACCGATCAGGCCGCCACGCTCGAGAAGATCGCCAGCAGCAACGGTGAGGCCTTCTACCTCGGCGAGCTGGCCGCCCAACTCGAGGCGCACGCGTTGGCCCACGACGGCGTGCTGCGGGCCAGCGACCTCGCCGCCCACCGCGCCGACTGGGTGGGCACCATCAGCGGCACCTATCGCGGTTACACCGTGCATGAGATCCCGCCCAACGGGCACGGGATCGTCGCGCTGATCGCCCTGGGGATCCTGCAGCACTTCGACATGGCTTCGCTCCCAGTCGATTCCGCCGATGCGGTGCACCTACAGATCGAGGCGGTGAAGCTGGCCTTCGCCGACGCGCAGGCCTATGTCGCCGACATCGAGCACATGCCGCTGCGCCCGGAACACCTGCTGGACGGTGCGTACCTGAGGCAGCGCGCGGGATTGATCGATCGCGCACGGGCGAAGCCGGCCTCCGCCGGCGCCCCGAGTGGGGGAACGGTGTATCTGACCGCCGCCGACGCCGCGGGGACGATGGTATCGATGATCCAGTCGAACTACATGGGGTTCGGATCCGGCGTCGTGGTGCCGGGCACCGGGATATCGCTGCAGAACCGCGGCGCGAATTTCGCTGCAGCCGAGGGTCATCCCAACCGGGTGGGCCCGGCCAAACGCCCCTACCACACGATCATCCCAGGCTTCGTCACCAAAGACGGCGCCCCGGTGATGAGCTTCGGCGTGATGGGCGGGACGATGCAACCCCAGGGCCACACCCAGGTGATGGTGCGCATCGCCGACCACGGGCAGAATCCGCAGGCCGCATGCGACGGCCCACGGTTCCGGTGGGTGCAGGGCATGCAGGTCGCCTGCGAGAAGGGCTTCCCGCAGACGACGCTCGACGAGCTTAGCCGCCGCGGACACGACCTGATTGCGGTGGACGACTACAACCAGTTCGGCAGCTGCCAGGCGATCTGGCGGCTCGACGGCGGCTATTTCGCCGCGAGCGATCCCCGCCGTGACGGCCAAGCCGCGGGCTTCTAGACGCTGATCTTGCCTTCCGCGGCCAACAGCGCGATGTCGCTTCGGAAGTGACTGCCGGGCAATCGAATCGAATGTAGGATTTCGTAGGCTTGCGCGCGCGCGGCGCACAGGTCCGCTCCAGTGCCCACCACCGACAACACCCGGCCCCCCGAGGAGACGATCGCCCCGTCGTCGCGCCGTGCCGTGCCCGCGTGCAGCACGCCGTCGGCTTCTGAGCCGACGACGAGGTCTCCGACCCGGGGACGGCCGGGATAGTTCTCGGCCGCCAGCACCACCGTCACCGCGGCGCCTTCGCTCCACCGCAACTCGCCGAAATCGGCCAGCGTGCCGGTACCCGCCGCGTACAGCAGCTGGCCCAGCGGTGATTCCAGCAGGGCCAGCACGGCCTGGGTCTCCGGATCGCCGAACCGGCAGTTGAATTCGACCACGGCAGGCCCGTTCGCGGTGATCGCCAGTCCGACGTACAACAAACCGCAGAACGGGCTGCCTCGCCGAACCATTTCGGCCGCAACGGGTTCGACGACCTGATCGACGATTTCCCGATACACCTCATCGGGCAGCCAGGGCAGCGGGGCGTAGGCGCCCATGCCGCCGGTGTTGGGTCCGGTGTCACCATCGCCGACTCTCTTGAAGTCCTGCGCCGGCAACAGCGGCAGCACGGTGCGGCCGTCGACGACGCAGAACAGCGAGACCTCGGGGCCGTCGAGAAAGGACTCCAGCAATACCGGGTGCCCCAACTCCAGCAGCCCGGCGGCGTGGGCGCGCGCCGCCTCCCGATCGGGGGTCACCACCACGCCCTTACCGGCGGCCAGGGCATCGTCTTTCACCACCCAGGCCGGGTCACCCGCGGGCGGCCCGAACCGGTCCAGGGCGGCGTCCAAATGGGCTGGGCTGTCAACGGTTTCGCTGGCCGCGGTGCGCACGCCGGCCGCGGCCATGACCTCTTTGGCGAACGCCTTCGACCCTTCGATACGGGCCGCGTCCTTGCTGGGTCCGAAGCAGACGATGCCGGCGGCCCGCAGGGCGTCGGCGACGCCCAGCACCAGCGGCACCTCGGGACCGATGACCACCAGATCGGCCCGGACCTCGCGCGCCAGGGCGACGACGTCGTCGCCCGAGGTGATGTCGACATCGTGCTGCTCGGCTACCCGGGCGGTGCCGGCGTTGCCGGGGGCGACGAACAACCCCGTGACCTGCGGGTCTTTCCGGAGCGCCAGCAGCAGCGCATGTTCTCGGGCACCCGAACCGATCACCAGGACTCGCACGACAGGTCAGACTAGCCGTGCACACGCCCTCCGCCTACAGGAGGCCGCTACGTTATCCGAGGGCCTGGTAGATCATGCGGGTTGCACAGATCGCGGTTTTCCTGACGTCAAACGGGTTCGTCGTCGTCGCTGTCGTTGAGGAGTCGTTCGGGGTGGTGGTAGCTGTTGGTGCGGGGTTGGCCGTGGTCGAGGTGGGGTGGTGGGAGCCATTCGGTTTCGCCTTTGGCGTTGGTGCGGGTGGTCCAGCCGTTTTCGGCGAGCCGGTTGTCGGGGCCGCAGGCCAGGGTGAGGTCGTCGATGTCGGTGCGGCCGGTGGCTTGCCAGCCTGTGATGTGGTGGACCTGGCTGTGGTAGGCCGGGGCATCACAGCCCGGCTTGGTACAGCCACGATCCTTGGCGTACAACATGATCCGTTGCGCCGGGGAGGCCAGCCGTTTGGTGTGATACAGGGCCAGGGGTTTGCTCTGCTCGAAGATGGCCAGATAATGGTGGGCGTGGCCGGCCCAGCGGATCACATCGGACATGGGCAC
This genomic interval from Mycobacterium sp. SMC-2 contains the following:
- a CDS encoding alpha/beta hydrolase-fold protein, translated to MMARMPDLSRRALLGLGASAAAGAVGTYALDIVFKPRPSQAVPLSPAGTRAPLAPPQSPPLEPAPTMVTGSFVSAARGGVNTNWAIARPPGQTKALRPVIALHGKGSDASTVMAGGVEQGLAQAVNAGLSPFAVVAVDGGGSYWHKRASGEDSGAMVLDELIPMLGTQDLDTSRVAFLGWSMGGYGALLLGGRLGPARTAAICAVSPALWLSSGAAAPGAFDGPDDFAANSVFGMPALASIPIRVDCGDSDPFYGATKQFIAQLPHPPAGGFSPGGHNAEFWSSQLPAELTWMAPLLTA
- the purD gene encoding phosphoribosylamine--glycine ligase, which produces MRVLVIGSGAREHALLLALRKDPQVTGLFVAPGNAGTARVAEQHDVDITSGDDVVALAREVRADLVVIGPEVPLVLGVADALRAAGIVCFGPSKDAARIEGSKAFAKEVMAAAGVRTAASETVDSPAHLDAALDRFGPPAGDPAWVVKDDALAAGKGVVVTPDREAARAHAAGLLELGHPVLLESFLDGPEVSLFCVVDGRTVLPLLPAQDFKRVGDGDTGPNTGGMGAYAPLPWLPDEVYREIVDQVVEPVAAEMVRRGSPFCGLLYVGLAITANGPAVVEFNCRFGDPETQAVLALLESPLGQLLYAAGTGTLADFGELRWSEGAAVTVVLAAENYPGRPRVGDLVVGSEADGVLHAGTARRDDGAIVSSGGRVLSVVGTGADLCAARAQAYEILHSIRLPGSHFRSDIALLAAEGKISV
- a CDS encoding gamma-glutamyltransferase family protein, whose protein sequence is MTAPFDWNFPYAWPRKPILAENVVCTSQPLAAQAGLRMLAEGGSAVDAAIATAIALTVVEPVSNGIGSDAFAIVWDGRQLHGLNASGRSPAAWTPEYFGGNAVPALGWNAVTVPGAVSAWTELHAKFGKLPFEKLFEPAIRYARNGFLVSPRVAEQWASQVPLFEKQPGFAEAFMPAGRAPKPGERFTFTDQAATLEKIASSNGEAFYLGELAAQLEAHALAHDGVLRASDLAAHRADWVGTISGTYRGYTVHEIPPNGHGIVALIALGILQHFDMASLPVDSADAVHLQIEAVKLAFADAQAYVADIEHMPLRPEHLLDGAYLRQRAGLIDRARAKPASAGAPSGGTVYLTAADAAGTMVSMIQSNYMGFGSGVVVPGTGISLQNRGANFAAAEGHPNRVGPAKRPYHTIIPGFVTKDGAPVMSFGVMGGTMQPQGHTQVMVRIADHGQNPQAACDGPRFRWVQGMQVACEKGFPQTTLDELSRRGHDLIAVDDYNQFGSCQAIWRLDGGYFAASDPRRDGQAAGF